In Danio aesculapii chromosome 17, fDanAes4.1, whole genome shotgun sequence, the sequence gactccTTTATGGTAATcaaatacattgaaaataaatacaggccacaactgaacattaaggatgatctccaaaattaaaccaatagACTTgtgctaaattaaataaataaaattaaaacatcctTAGCATGGAGTCCTGTATAAGActaaaattttattcaaaatggtttttaaaaaaagtcttaaacttAAAAAGTCATACATTTGAAATAGTGACCTGCAGAAACCATGGTTGTGATGTTCTATTCCACTATGGATTTTTAGAAATATCTGTTTTACAATACAtgactctctcttttttttgtacTATCATGGCCACATCAAAATGAGTAGACTATAAAGTATTAATTATCAAGCCAAAAAATGTCAAATCCAATTATGTATATACTACTATTTTTTATAAAAGAATATGTGCAAATAAACATACACACTTTTGTCTTTGCAAACTTTTTGTCTTTGCATTAACTTGTGTTGTAttccagtttttctcagtcgctttggtacatttctcagatttaaaatttacaaaacagtaagtgcatttctcaaaacaacacacacaaatagcaaaacatggattacctgcaaaagccagtctcttgcttAAAGAGATGCAAATGTTTGAATAACAGTAAGTTCATGACAtgttaaatatatagtatattctGCTGGTTTTAAACATACAGAATAATAAATAGTTATGTAACAACCATAACATTACCATTATGTCTGAGGACATCTTTGATTAGCTTTTTATTACCTACACCAAATGTTGACTAATGAAGGTACAGTTAtaacaactatttatttgttaGACTACTTTATTGTCAAACCATGTTGCATACAAATGCATTCAACAGACTTATATGACAGTGTATTGCTGTAGAAGACAAATAAAACATGAGACATGTGTTTAGAAAGagtatagtttattttgtttgaccTGCAAACTTATCTAAACAAGATAAACTTTCAGAAAACGGCACGGAAACATTATAATGCGCGCGCTCATGAATATAACCCGCGGTTGTCTTCAACGGTTGTCTTCAATAGTCCTTCTTTGCTCAACAACtctgctgaaaaacaaagcaaaacattacaacagccagacatagagttaaaacattacagttaccatggtttctattttaaactatagtaaactaaagtttgaaactatagtttaaaatagacgatGAGTGGGCCTCGCTGCTCCCACCCACCATAACCCTCGCAGCGGGGTCCCACTACCGGCCTCCCGTGTTTCCCTGAGGGTCCTCACGGCTTGTATTGATCCCTGCCTAGGGTTCACAAGCCGCCTCGCCCCAGGGAGTGCACGAGCTAACCGGGCGCCAGTCCGTGCCAGTGTTCACTGGAATGTTGCTCGGCGGCACATTTCGAGCAACAAACACGTAATATTCTTCGCGATATTGCGTTTATGTACGCAAACCGCAAGGAACTACAGCACAGACGGGCCCGAGTGAAGCTTCACGAAGCGGACTTCGTGAGATTGGCGTGGCTCCACTCGTACCGTCAGGTATTGAACTCACCTTGGTCAAGTACAACAGCAACACCGAGCGAACTGACAAGGCTGAGAGAGAACCGACAAGCTTTATAGGAATGCAGATGCAAATGTTTACAATGCGACGTCACTGCTGTGAGTCTCGTTGTCATGGTGAGCGCTGAAGAGAGCACATCTCATTGGAGCACTGAACACAGAAGGGAATTTCCGTCACGGCGAGTTGCGTTCGGCGGTggacaaaaacatattaaatatattgaatatatatttttacatttttggggctGTGTAATATTCTGGGATGCAGTAGAATATGGAGACAGATGAATGTAGATGAGACTAGAAAGATTCAGaacaattcattattattattattattattattattattattattattaataataataataataataataataataataataataataatatttatatgttttaattataatttttttattgaaatggccaaattgtgactgaggacagttgaatgtgctagccactttgtttttttgtctaataaattatagtaggctacagtttttttactttaaaactttaacagattgctattttttcctaatgatatatgatgtaataaatttgtgttttaaaaattagtcttgtttaaaaaatgttaattgcaattttttaggaaatatttgtatTACATCattaaagtgtggttatgatgacatctGACTAGTTAATCCAGCAAAACAAttcactaaaatacagtatttaaatcttaTAGTTAACTAGAAACTGCAGGTGTAttactgcaaaaaggtccactttttgagaaaaaaagaaccacccctttcaccaggctggctacgggcctgctaTTAAAAATAAGGAAGAAGGTTAAGCCAAGTCTAAACTAAATatttagtctaaatatctaaaaattcttatatcaagaagcattttctagacaagcaaaacataatgtcttgttttaagaaataatatgccaaaatgaagtgagtttttccttaaaacaagcaaaataatctcccaATGAGGTAAGCCAAATAATCTTATATCAAAAGAAaagacaagattattttgcttaccccattagcaaattatttagcttgttttaaagaaaaacttacttaatattagcatattatttctgaaaactagcCATTATGCTTTGCtggcctagaaaatgcttcttgatataagaatttttagatatttggactagaaagaagacaaaaactaAAAGCAATTTTTGCAATGTAATCTatgtaagaaaatcatttttgcagtgtaaaagtttgtcttttattgttatttatgttcatcttttttctaaaaaataagtaatatttctGAAAATTGGTTGATTTGCCCCAAAATGACCCAGATCTAATTTTCCCACCATGTGTACACCTGTAAACATGCTTTTATAAAAGAGAATCACACACTAACAGAGTTTGATTAGACATCAGTAGTAGTAAAATGAGCAATAATCTGAACGCATTGTTAACCTTTCCACCTTCTCTTCTAGGGGGAAGTTGTGCCGGAGAGCAAACAGGAAGCCGAAGCTGTCGCAAGGATCAGTGACTGGTCCAGTCGGCCAGAAAACATACCACCCACAGCATTTATTATTAAACGGCCAAAGCGGAACAGAAAATGCAACACTAACACAGACAAAGATGACAAGGAGATCGACAAAGACTTGCTGAAGTTACTGCTGCCTTCTCTGGTGTTGACACACATCCTCATGCTTGGATTGGGGTGAGACAATTGTGCGTTTATAAAGCCTGACGTCTTGTTTATCACTCTTTTGTTCACTCCTGCTATTTTTAATCTGTCTCTGCAGGATCTGTATTGGACGGCGCCTCTCAGCCCAGTGCTCTGCTATCTGAATCGACTGATAAAAGTGTGTGTCAGTGTCACTCTGTGAGATCCTCTCTAGAAAAAGCCTCACAGCCTTTTTGTTTCCCTCCAAGAGATGTAAGAGAACACTGTGAAAATATGATGAGAGACAGAAACTctcagcattgtttttctttgGTTCTCCTTCGGGGACTTTGGTTCAGAATTGATAAATAATAATCCCGTCCGTAAGGGTATCGGATTAGATTAACCAGGAAATAGGCCTGAtagatttcagatttttaaaatattgttactATAAAAGCATGAggattactacattttttaaacatttaatggcCAGGTCACATTATAGTCCCTTCAAGTGACTAATGGAAAATGTAAATCTTTATTTAACAGAATATTCAGAGTTGTATAAAAACatattctgatgttttttttttctaatatgacatgctataaaaaacaataaactgTGCTGCCGAAATAATAATCTTCCAATTAATTTATGCTTAAAACTTTTCACTTTTTTGCATCTAAGTAAATACAAATGGCTACACTTATTATTTATCAATTATCTTATTTTATCAATTTTCTCAGAGATCTTATTTTGAATTAATTGGTGGACAGTTCCAGGTACAGAATATTAACCGTTTCACTCTCTTTAGGTGTAATGCCAAAAAATGCATCCCCTCATTCGACAGTatatggttggggttaggattaggaGGTGGGAGGTGTGGCCttctacaatacaatacaaaacaaaacaggtgTGACACTTCAATGTACGATGCATGATCTAGCAccgagatgcccaaactagggcttgcgggccaaagttggcccatggaaaCCTtggatttggcccgccatcccatctgagatgaGAGGAAGAAGGAtgaggatggtttagagattgattagagatttagtttgtttgttttaatgtttaaaatgaactGGAGTTAAATgcttcaattaaatattgttttgccagtactgggttgtggctggaagggcatccgctgcgtaaaacatatgctgggaaagttgacggttcattccaccgtggcgacccctgattaatcaagcgactaagtcgaaaaaaaatgaatgaatgaattaaatattgtaaatttatttagcTTAAGTTTTCATACTGTCACCTGATGGATTGAGGACAATGTAGAGACATTGGTGAGTAAATCAAgccaaaggcagattct encodes:
- the bnip4 gene encoding BCL2 interacting protein 4; amino-acid sequence: MSTQKLIPKEESLHDSWVELHFDSSSEHSEDTPALSDIMDLEKMLLEAQRESSSSSRTSSHCSSPRRVQTPPLINTAVFNTHTIAQGEVVPESKQEAEAVARISDWSSRPENIPPTAFIIKRPKRNRKCNTNTDKDDKEIDKDLLKLLLPSLVLTHILMLGLGICIGRRLSAQCSAI